In Flavobacterium sp., a single window of DNA contains:
- a CDS encoding ATP-binding cassette domain-containing protein: MSNLLEVHKVVKQYGDYVALNEVSLNVPKGSIYGLLGPNGAGKTSLIRIINQITLPDSGEVILDGEKLQPKHVQTIGYLPEERGLYSSMKVGEQCLYLAQMKGLSKTEAKKQLDYWFDRLGIQGWWNKKIQELSKGMAQKIQFVVCVLHKPKLLILDEPFSGFDPVNANIIKDEILALKEQGSTIIFSTHRMESVEELCENIALIHKSNKLIEGKVADVKRQFRTNSFEVGILTNNVEGLMYDITQKFTVSPASFKSLNDDLKLNIQIGNAAPNELLHVLTQRGQVTHFVEKIPSINDIFIQTVTENKV; encoded by the coding sequence ATGAGCAACTTACTCGAAGTACATAAAGTCGTAAAACAATACGGCGATTATGTAGCGCTTAACGAAGTTTCATTAAATGTGCCAAAAGGCAGTATATATGGGCTTTTAGGTCCAAATGGAGCAGGAAAAACTTCCCTTATCAGAATCATCAATCAAATTACACTGCCAGACAGCGGTGAAGTGATTTTGGATGGAGAAAAATTACAGCCAAAGCATGTGCAGACCATTGGCTATCTTCCGGAAGAAAGAGGTTTATACAGCTCGATGAAAGTAGGCGAGCAGTGTTTGTATCTGGCGCAAATGAAAGGACTTTCTAAAACCGAAGCCAAAAAACAATTAGATTATTGGTTCGACCGCTTAGGAATTCAGGGCTGGTGGAATAAAAAAATTCAGGAACTTTCTAAAGGAATGGCGCAGAAAATTCAGTTTGTGGTTTGTGTACTTCATAAACCAAAACTGCTGATTCTTGATGAGCCTTTTTCAGGATTTGATCCCGTAAATGCCAATATTATTAAAGACGAAATTTTAGCGTTAAAAGAACAAGGCTCAACTATTATTTTTTCAACGCACAGAATGGAAAGTGTAGAGGAGTTATGTGAAAATATTGCCTTAATTCATAAATCAAACAAACTGATTGAAGGAAAAGTAGCCGATGTAAAACGTCAGTTTAGAACGAACAGTTTTGAAGTCGGAATTCTGACTAACAATGTTGAAGGTTTGATGTATGATATTACACAAAAATTTACGGTTTCTCCGGCAAGTTTTAAATCATTAAACGACGATTTAAAACTAAATATTCAAATAGGAAATGCCGCACCAAACGAATTGTTACATGTTCTTACACAACGCGGACAGGTAACGCATTTTGTTGAGAAAATTCCAAGTATAAACGATATTTTTAT
- the dnaJ gene encoding molecular chaperone DnaJ, protein MKKDFYEILGISKNADAAEIKKAYRKSALKYHPDKNPGDKEAEENFKLAAEAYEVLSDPQKKAKYDQYGHQAFDGSGGFGGHGGMNMDDIFSQFGDIFGGGFGGFGGGGGGPRRAKGSNLRIKVKLTLEEIANGVEKKVKVKRKVQAKGVTYKTCTTCNGQGQVMRVTNTILGRMQSASTCPTCGGSGQILDKKPAEADAQGMVQEDETVSIKIPAGVVDGMQLKVSNKGNDAPGNSIPGDLIVAIEEIEHEFLKREGENVHYDLYISFPEAVLGASKDIEAINGKVRIKLEEGIQSGKILRLKGKGIPSINGYGSGDLLVHVNVWTPKTLNKEQKQFFENALNDEHFVPSPEKSEKSFFEKVKDMFS, encoded by the coding sequence ATGAAAAAAGATTTTTACGAAATACTAGGCATTTCAAAAAATGCTGACGCTGCCGAAATAAAAAAAGCATACAGAAAAAGTGCTTTAAAATACCATCCTGATAAAAATCCGGGCGACAAAGAGGCAGAAGAAAACTTTAAATTAGCGGCAGAAGCTTATGAAGTTTTGAGTGATCCGCAGAAAAAAGCAAAATACGACCAATACGGACATCAGGCATTTGATGGTTCTGGCGGATTTGGCGGTCATGGCGGTATGAATATGGATGACATTTTCAGCCAGTTTGGTGATATTTTTGGCGGTGGATTTGGCGGTTTCGGAGGCGGAGGCGGAGGTCCTCGTCGTGCTAAAGGAAGCAATCTTCGAATTAAAGTAAAACTAACTTTAGAAGAAATTGCTAATGGTGTTGAGAAAAAAGTTAAAGTAAAACGTAAAGTTCAGGCAAAAGGTGTAACGTATAAAACTTGTACAACTTGTAATGGTCAAGGTCAGGTAATGCGTGTAACCAATACTATTTTAGGAAGAATGCAGTCTGCATCAACTTGTCCTACATGTGGTGGTTCTGGTCAGATTTTAGATAAAAAACCAGCCGAAGCAGATGCTCAGGGAATGGTTCAGGAAGACGAAACAGTATCAATCAAAATTCCTGCTGGAGTTGTTGACGGAATGCAGTTGAAAGTTTCTAACAAAGGTAATGATGCGCCAGGAAACAGTATTCCGGGAGATTTAATTGTTGCTATTGAAGAAATTGAACACGAATTCTTAAAACGTGAAGGAGAAAATGTTCACTATGATTTATACATCAGTTTTCCAGAGGCAGTTTTAGGAGCTTCTAAAGATATTGAAGCTATCAACGGAAAAGTTCGTATTAAACTGGAAGAAGGAATTCAATCTGGAAAAATCTTAAGATTAAAAGGAAAAGGTATTCCAAGTATCAATGGTTACGGAAGCGGAGACTTATTAGTTCACGTAAATGTTTGGACGCCAAAAACATTAAATAAAGAACAAAAACAATTCTTTGAAAATGCTTTAAACGACGAGCACTTTGTTCCAAGCCCGGAAAAATCAGAGAAATCATTTTTTGAAAAAGTAAAAGATATGTTCTCATAA
- the hisS gene encoding histidine--tRNA ligase, whose amino-acid sequence MASKPSIPQGTRDFSPAEVSKRQYIIQTIRTNFEKFGFQPIETPSFENSDTLMGKYGEEGDRLIFKILNSGNFFFNKNKIELPESLEALQTNSAETISLDQRIELNKFTGRISEKALRYDLTVPFARYVVQHQNEIEFPFKRYQIQPVWRADRPQKGRYREFFQCDADVVGSKSLWQEVELVQLYDTVFTALGLEGVTIKINNRKILSGIAEVIGASDKLIDFTVALDKLDKIGEDGVKKEMIEKGISEEALVKVQPLFSFSGTFADKINHLSELLSSSEEGMKGVEELKFICDNVADLGLSTAILDLDVTLARGLNYYTGAIFEVAAPKTVSIGSIGGGGRYDDLTGIFGLKNMSGVGISFGLDRIYLVLEELNLFPETVAATSKAMFLNFGDKEALYASKAIQKLRQENIKVELYPDNVKVGKQFQYADKRLIPFAVIVGDQEITSNTYALKNLVTGEQVSVDFDGLKKALLG is encoded by the coding sequence ATGGCTTCAAAACCAAGTATTCCACAAGGGACAAGAGATTTTTCACCTGCCGAGGTGTCAAAACGTCAATATATTATTCAGACGATAAGAACTAATTTTGAGAAATTTGGTTTTCAGCCAATAGAAACTCCTTCGTTTGAAAATTCAGATACTTTAATGGGGAAATATGGGGAAGAAGGAGATCGTTTGATTTTTAAAATATTGAATTCAGGTAATTTTTTCTTCAATAAAAATAAAATTGAATTACCAGAATCTTTGGAAGCACTTCAAACAAATTCTGCAGAAACAATCAGTCTTGATCAAAGAATTGAGCTGAATAAATTTACAGGAAGAATTTCAGAAAAAGCATTGCGTTATGATTTGACTGTTCCTTTTGCCAGATATGTTGTACAGCACCAAAACGAAATAGAATTTCCTTTTAAAAGATACCAAATCCAGCCAGTTTGGAGAGCAGATCGTCCGCAGAAAGGCCGTTACAGAGAATTTTTTCAATGTGATGCCGATGTGGTAGGCTCAAAATCACTTTGGCAGGAAGTTGAATTGGTACAGTTATATGATACAGTTTTTACAGCTTTAGGTCTAGAAGGTGTTACAATTAAAATCAATAACAGAAAAATTCTATCTGGAATTGCTGAAGTAATTGGTGCTTCAGATAAATTAATCGATTTTACAGTTGCCCTTGACAAATTAGATAAAATAGGTGAAGATGGTGTAAAGAAAGAAATGATTGAAAAAGGTATTTCTGAAGAAGCTTTGGTAAAAGTACAGCCGCTTTTCAGTTTTAGTGGCACTTTTGCAGATAAAATCAATCACCTTTCAGAATTGTTGTCATCTTCTGAAGAAGGAATGAAAGGTGTTGAAGAATTAAAATTTATTTGTGACAATGTGGCTGATTTAGGTTTGTCAACTGCAATTTTAGATTTAGATGTTACTTTGGCACGCGGTCTAAATTACTATACAGGAGCTATTTTTGAGGTAGCAGCACCAAAAACGGTTTCAATTGGTTCGATTGGAGGCGGTGGTAGATACGACGATTTGACTGGTATTTTTGGTTTAAAAAACATGAGCGGTGTTGGAATCTCTTTCGGACTGGATAGAATTTATTTGGTTCTTGAAGAATTAAACTTGTTTCCTGAGACTGTTGCGGCAACTTCAAAAGCTATGTTTTTAAATTTTGGAGACAAAGAAGCGTTGTATGCTTCAAAAGCAATCCAAAAATTAAGACAGGAAAATATAAAAGTAGAATTGTATCCTGATAACGTAAAAGTTGGGAAACAGTTTCAATATGCTGATAAACGTTTGATTCCGTTTGCAGTAATTGTTGGAGATCAGGAAATTACTTCAAATACATATGCACTTAAAAATTTAGTGACAGGAGAGCAGGTTTCTGTAGATTTTGACGGATTGAAAAAAGCTTTGTTAGGTTAA
- a CDS encoding nucleotide exchange factor GrpE — MKFKNIFKNKSNMTTENTEFDQELDDVTLENNANGEQLIVEELSVEEQLAKDLAHEKDKFLRLFAEFENYKKRTSKERLELFKTANQEVLLAMLPVLDDFDRAAVEINKSDDENLKKGVELIHEKLKSTLVSKGLEQVEIQAGDAFNADVAEAITQIPAPSDKLKGKIVDVIEKGYKLGDKIIRFPKVVVGN, encoded by the coding sequence ATGAAGTTTAAGAATATTTTTAAAAATAAAAGTAATATGACTACGGAAAATACAGAATTCGATCAGGAATTAGATGATGTAACGTTAGAAAACAATGCAAACGGAGAGCAGTTAATTGTTGAAGAATTAAGTGTTGAGGAGCAATTAGCTAAAGACTTGGCTCACGAAAAAGATAAGTTTTTGAGATTATTTGCTGAATTTGAAAATTACAAAAAAAGAACTTCAAAAGAGCGTCTTGAATTGTTTAAAACTGCAAACCAAGAAGTTTTATTGGCTATGCTTCCTGTTTTAGATGATTTTGACAGAGCTGCAGTAGAAATCAACAAATCTGACGACGAAAACCTTAAAAAAGGTGTTGAGCTGATTCATGAAAAATTGAAAAGTACTTTAGTTTCTAAAGGTTTAGAGCAAGTTGAAATTCAGGCAGGAGATGCTTTCAATGCTGATGTTGCAGAGGCAATTACTCAAATTCCGGCTCCATCTGACAAATTGAAAGGAAAAATCGTTGATGTTATTGAAAAAGGATACAAATTAGGAGACAAAATTATTCGTTTCCCTAAAGTTGTAGTTGGAAACTAA